One Leifsonia shinshuensis DNA window includes the following coding sequences:
- a CDS encoding carbohydrate ABC transporter permease, whose translation MSTVGIKSTGRRPARRPGRASAQWRAFLFVVPAVVLFATFLIYPMVSTVVMSFFKWDGFQTSSPTWVGIQNYVRIFTQDPVFWRAFSNTIVWLVLSLIVPTTLGLLLALGLNHKLFGRNLLRSAFYIPAVLASIAVATMWLWLYNPQSGLINEVLHAVGLGALAGDYLGNPNLALYAIFIAFVWQTTGFNMILFLAGLQNVPEELVDAAKVDGAGRFQTFRAVTMPALRPTTVIVFVLTMISSLKVFDLIVGMTQGGPAQSTQVLALWSYTQSFSNHVFGLGNAIATVLFVVSLVLVVPYMIWNLRERDAR comes from the coding sequence ATGTCCACTGTCGGTATCAAGTCCACGGGCCGGCGCCCCGCGCGCCGGCCCGGAAGGGCCTCGGCGCAGTGGCGGGCGTTCCTGTTCGTCGTCCCGGCCGTCGTGCTCTTCGCGACGTTCCTCATCTATCCGATGGTCTCGACCGTCGTGATGAGCTTCTTCAAGTGGGACGGGTTCCAGACGTCCTCGCCGACCTGGGTCGGCATCCAGAACTACGTCCGGATCTTCACGCAGGACCCGGTGTTCTGGCGGGCGTTCAGCAACACGATCGTCTGGCTCGTCCTCTCCCTGATCGTGCCGACCACGCTGGGGCTGCTCCTGGCCCTCGGCCTCAACCACAAGCTGTTCGGCCGCAACCTGCTCCGCTCCGCCTTCTACATCCCGGCGGTGCTCGCCTCGATCGCCGTCGCGACGATGTGGCTCTGGCTCTACAACCCGCAGTCCGGACTCATCAACGAGGTGCTGCACGCGGTCGGCCTCGGCGCCCTCGCCGGCGACTACCTCGGCAACCCGAACCTGGCGCTCTACGCGATCTTCATCGCGTTCGTCTGGCAGACCACCGGCTTCAACATGATCCTGTTCCTCGCCGGGCTGCAGAACGTGCCGGAGGAACTGGTCGACGCGGCGAAGGTGGACGGCGCAGGACGCTTCCAGACCTTCCGCGCGGTCACGATGCCCGCCCTGCGGCCCACGACCGTGATCGTGTTCGTGCTGACCATGATCAGCTCGCTCAAGGTCTTCGACCTCATCGTCGGCATGACCCAGGGCGGCCCCGCCCAGTCCACCCAGGTGCTGGCGCTCTGGTCGTACACCCAGTCCTTCAGCAACCACGTCTTCGGACTCGGCAACGCGATCGCCACCGTGCTGTTCGTCGTCAGCCTGGTCCTGGTCGTCCCGTACATGATCTGGAACCTGCGAGAGAGGGACGCACGATGA